The following nucleotide sequence is from Halogeometricum borinquense DSM 11551.
CCGAATACGACCCCGACACCGCCGCGGAAGTGACGAAAGGCAAAGACCTGCCGGACGAGCGAATCCAGTCGGTACTCGACGGAATCACCGCGGAGAACTACGACGCCGCCTGCGAGGCCAAACGTCTATTCGACAATTTCACTGCCTACGCCCGCCGGATTCGGTCGGAAGCGACGGCCTGATCGGTTCTCTCATCGACCGCTTCTCTCCCGCCCCCACTATGCGTTTGATCGAACATCTGTTCTCGCTGTCACTCGGTTAGTAAACAAACCTGATGTTCTCTGTTTCTTGTTAGTCTTTCTCGAAACAACGTTCGCGAACGCTTCGAGAGGCGTTGTTCACGCACCTCATCGCCGAATGTCAGTCTTTGCCGGACGTGCGCGAAGTGTGCCAATCATACACACAGTTTATACCTGACAGCCCCTACGACAAACTGGAGGCAGACAATGAGCGCTTCGGCCCACGACTGTCCGACCGAACTCGACCTCACGCACGAAGAGGCGTGGGCACTCCACGCCGCCCTCTTGGTTAGCATCGAGGATGCCGTAGAGGCAGGAGAGGACCCCGACGAACTGGTGTCGTTCCTCACCCGCGTCGAAGAGAACGCGGACTTCGAGTGCGATGAGTTGGCGTCCCTCGTAGAGGTGCTCCGGAGCTACGTCAACGGACAGGCGCCGTCGCGTGACCGCCGTCCGGCCCGAAACGCCATCAATAACATCCAGACGGCGCTCGCGTAACACCATTTTTTGCGACACACGATTACGGCAGCCACCAAACCGTCCCCGTCTTCCGACGGCCGTCGAGAGGGATGCTTTTGTACGTTCGCCCGACAACGCCGGGATAATGGGAATCGACCCGAACTTTGACCAGAACCGCGAACGCGTCGGCGAAGAAAACGACGTCCCCGTCTGGGGACCCGTCGAACCGCCGGAAAAGCTCGGTATCCACGGTACACACGTCGCCGTGGACTACGACATCTGCCTCGCTGACGGCGCGTGCTTGGAGAACTGCCCGGTTGACGTGTTCACGTGGGTGGACACGCCAGACCACCCCGTCTCGGAACAGAAAGTCGAACCGACG
It contains:
- a CDS encoding DUF7853 family protein, producing the protein MSASAHDCPTELDLTHEEAWALHAALLVSIEDAVEAGEDPDELVSFLTRVEENADFECDELASLVEVLRSYVNGQAPSRDRRPARNAINNIQTALA
- a CDS encoding 4Fe-4S dicluster domain-containing protein, whose protein sequence is MGIDPNFDQNRERVGEENDVPVWGPVEPPEKLGIHGTHVAVDYDICLADGACLENCPVDVFTWVDTPDHPVSEQKVEPTREDQCIDCMLCVDICPVDAIDVDASRA